The genomic segment GACTGTATCTTTAGAATTACTATTAGACACGAGTTTACTTTCTAATGCCTCTAATCATGACGGCTCGGTAGTCCTTTTCCATTATGTTAGAAATACAGAGCGGACACTACATACTGACAGGGAAAAAAGATCCCAAAAGTAGCCAACTATTATTTTACCAAATCTAAAACTTTAGaaatcagttttaaaagaaaaaaaaagtattttaaatgGGAAAATAACATGCTGGTGTTTTCTGGAAGGATTAATCGATGGCTGAACACAAGTTTAAAAACTAATAAGACCCCACAAAGTCCCAGTGAGAAAAGTAGCCTTCAGCCCACAGACCTCCATGAAAACCACAATCCACGCGAGTTGTTCTTAAAATTGGCCTTTTGTACAGGTAAAGCAAACAAAGTGTACCGAGTTACCTTTGATCAGAGCTACGCCGTTTCCCTGTTTACACTCAGTTTGCTAAGCTAACAGTCTGCGGGTTGTAACATCATATTTATGTAAGAGTGCTGTCAGGAAGCAGAATTCCCCAAAATGTCAAAGCATTCCTTTAAAGTTCCATCCCCGCGATGCTGGCTTGCGTGCCAGAGCAGTCCTTCGCACTGCACGGGTGCTTGTCGGGAACACCTGATGAACACCGTTGGGTCATACAATATGAAATGGGCCAGTCtagaaaaacagttttattgattttattaacAACTGTACATTTCTTTTCAGTGCCGACAGCATTTGCTACATACTTTGGTGTTATTCAGAGGGACTGGTGCATTTCACCCCGTTCATACTTTCTTGTGGGAAATGCTGACAAGAACCAGGAGCACAGTTTGAATTTTACACCACCTTGATTCACTAACTTgagtttttctgttgtttatatttaagtGCCATTACCACctcctcattcttcttctttttattattaacaaGCATCTACAGGCATCGAGCACGTCTGTAGAGACGGACCGATCCGCGCAGTCAGTCGGGTCAAACGTCTGCCTGCCTCCCCGTCACGACCAAACAAACACGTTCCAGGAATATTGATAAGATACAAAGGGCAGAGTGATTCCAATAGCACAGATTGGACTGTTTGAGTTTGGTCTGTAGCCAGGAAATCAATGGAGCAATTCAACATCCACATTACGTCAAGTTAGCAAAAAGCACATTGTCATTCAGTTTGTGCCCGCTGTGCTTCTGCTGCCAACTGAGGTCCAAGGGTTAGGCTAAGCGTAAATGTTTCCCCATCTCCCTTAAACTAACAAGGTAAAACAAACAGGGGACAGATAGCACAGACAGAGCAGTACACTTAGTACACTTTAAAAAGaatttctatatatatatgaatgaaATTTACATCCATCTCTTTTCACGAATCATAGTGCCCCGTTCGATCCCACAGTAGTCCAAGCGGCCGAGGCTCCGTCTCACACAGGAACCGTGATTTCTTGTCCGGTAAGAGCACTGTGACAAAAAGGCCATTTTTGAAAAATCGACAAGTTTGGTGCTCCTCTGATTTCCAAAAAAAAGATCAGCCAGCAGAATGtgctttaagaaaaacaaagagcaaaactgttaaaaagttCTCATGTCCCACTCAAATATCAAACAGAGTgggagggggagaaaaaaaatcaccacaAGTACACCCAGGacatgaaaatatatatatttttataatatatataaaatgtctTATTTATTCCAATATGTACACTTTGCACAAGATGTCTGGGGAATGAGTTTCTCACAATGAAGCGCTGCTTCACCAGGTTACATCCAAATGTTCTTGAGGAAGGAAAAGACCAAAAAAGAGCAACCCAAAAATAAACCCAAAGACAAAAGgacgaaaaaagaaaaaagttaatttCTTTCCAGTACAAGCATCCTCAGGCCGACAGCGCCTCTGATTTCCACAAGTACACTTTGAGAAATCTGCAGCCCGCAGACGGTTGGTCAGGGAGAAAACTTTAATCTCAGTAGAAGTGCTGAAGCAGAGCGGGAGCCTCTTTCTCTCTAGTAGATGACCTCGTAGACGGTGGCCTTCTTGTCACCGGATCCTGTCACAATGTATTTGTCATCTGCTGAGATGTCGCAGCTCAGGACGGAGGACGACTCCTTCGACTgtggaagggggaaaaaaaccaaaacagaattGCCACTGAATATTCCAAGTTTGATCATTTCTTTTGTGTCGGTTTTCAGGTTCTCAGTCTTGGACTCAATATTTTAACCACAAGGAGGGAAAACTATGTGATTTGTTCAGCAACATATGGGTACACAGCTGTTTAATTCAGTCAGATTACTCATGAATTAGCTGCCCAACTGTCCTTCAGGTAGAATCTGCTGATGTCACATTAGCTCAAGGACAAAATATAAACCAGAAATCTGAGCTGGAAAAGCCTCGGCTTGCATTTTAAAGTTACGAAACAAAACGAATGAATTGTATACAAGTGCAGTGTGAGATTAAAACAAATTAGGCTGGTTGAAAATTATTCTAGGACTCATCGGCCTCTCTTTGCACTGTACACACTGTGCAGCTCCAGttaaaaagtttggacacactcGCTCCTTCATGTCCAAACCTTCGACTGGAGCTGTGTATTTGTAGTTATCCAGTTACCTGGAATATGCTGGCACCATAAGGAGTCCTCCATGCATTCAGCAGGTTGTCCTTCCCTGTGCTCACAAACCATTTACCTGCAAACACAGAACACACCTCTTTAGTACAATCCAACGTGTGTGTGCTGAaagagagacacacaaacacggtCACTGCTGTCCTTCAGTCCTGCAATAGAGCTGTGCAGAACACAGCCAACACGTGACTGTAATAACATCATCAATGGCCATAAAAACCTGAAGGGGAAAAATTGCCACTACACCAGCAATCATAAAATCCCCATAATGAAGGAGACTCACACCACTTCCtcttagataattatttaaatcaCCCTCTGATTAATTACCCAATTGACTATTTGGCTAATGATTTAATTAGTGACAGTGCGAGCTCTGAAGCAGTGAGCTTCATTTGAATGAACTAGTTCTGTGGTGGCAGAGATATGAGACGGTGCTGTGGGGGGTCTTCGGAGACTAAATGAATATGGACATTTCTAGGAGAAGTGCAGCAGTAAAACCTCATTTGTCTCAGCCTCAAACTGGAAACCAGCTGGTCTGCCTAACAGGCACAGTGATCCTCGCTAAAAAGCATTAACAAATTTCCCTAATGATCCTCTTTGTAAAGTAACTTCTCCCATGTTCACGCGTACAGTCCTCACCCTTTGAAATTCAGACTCGGTCATGTGAGCTGCATAAGTGTCACATTTCAATTTTTACAAATAAGCTGCACTCATTAGGAGCTCATAAAAATATtctgaaaagcaaacaaacagcacTTTAATCACATTCAGTCATTTATGGATTTACACAAATGGTggtcctgtttgtttttaatagtaCAGAGACTTTAAGTAGTAACCAGCTGCCCAGAGACTGCAAAATCCTGGCCAGGCAGTGTGTAAAGATGTGGTTTCGAGCCCAAGTGGCTGTCGAGACAAGTTAAAGATCCGGAAAAATCCATGTTCACCACATTTAACAGGCGGCCAGTAAGTGGGATGTTAGGTCAGGAGTCCAAATTCTCTCACCAACCTACAGAGTAGCAGACTAACCACCAAGCGTCTcgaattatttcacattttatgcatttgtttaacTTTTCAGTTATGTTTTCGTAACATTGCTAATACATGCTAAAGCAAGcattccctttttttcttttaaattctggTTGTTGGTACCAAACCCTTTTATTATCAGTGGTTGCTCATTGTGAATGCAGAATAAATCTAGACCACATCTTCTCATTGACAGTTATGTGATACctgccaaaaaaaaataaaaaaaattacatagcGTAACatatttttgtacaaaaaaataacccagttctttgtttttttaatacatcAACTGGCTCTGTTTGGGTGCCATGATGGTTCAGTGGTGAAAACTGTCCACTTGAAGAAAGGAAGTTCGCGGTTTGAATCCAACAGTTGCCTTTTCTTTGTGGTGCTTGCATGTTGTCCAAAGTCATGCACGCTAGGTCATTTCTAAAGTGgccctatgacagctgagaCAGGCTCCATGCCAGcgtgaccctgaactggataagccaTTAAGAGAAAGGATGGACAGCGCAGCTCACTGGTATTACTCATCCTCTCTGCTGCTATGACAACACTTGCTGCTCTACAGGTACTTATGTTAGAGAGTACATGTCCACTATAAGCCAAGACAAGTATAGTCACCGCATGATTAGCTTTTGTTTGTAGCACAATCATAACATTTCACTATCATCATGTCTGTTTGCCCTGCTTGCAGGTTCTGTTACACGTAATGAAGCATTGTTGTCATCAGCTTGAGTAACGTACAACTTCATGTACATCCCTCATTTGGTCGTGCCGACCTTTGTGTGGGAGTATACGATTCATGCCAAAACCTGGCACCACTCAAACATTAAACACTATAATTGCCAGATAAAAGTGAAATGAAACTTTTTTGCTCACAGGTCTGTAATATATAAAACGCAGCTCTTCCTCTGGTACTTACCACAGTAGGCGAACTTGAGTGAAAGAACGCAGCTTTCGTGCAGGTGCAGCTGGTACTTGTCAGGCTTGGTGTGGTGGAGCACCTCCACATTGCTGCTCTCCATACCCACGGCCAGCCATTCCCCAGTGGGACAGTAGCCCAATGAGAAGATCTGCAACAAGCACAGAGCTGGATCAGCAACAACATCAAAGCAGCCAAGAATCCCCTAACCAGAATCATTAAAACAACCCTTAACTGCTACTTCTAAACTGAATGCCTAAGACATGTCAGAAAGATTACTCAGTACCATAACTGGatgaacagaaaagtctttttccccctttccgTTACCTGTGAGGTAAAGTCATGCTGCTGGAGCTGTCGGCCTTCCCTCAAATCCCAGGAGCGGACCGTGTTATCGAGGCCTCCGGTCCACAGTTTGGTCCCGTCGTGGGAGATGTCGATACAGCTGGCTCCATCCGTGTGGCCCTGGAACTGCCTGGAACAACAAGATGCCAAAAATTAGACAGGAACAAAGAAAGTTTTCCATGCAGGTGTCTTATGTTGACGGTTGGCTGTTTTGTTAAATGCAGTGAGcagtgtttaaaataaatcccAGGCTCCAAAGCACTGACCTGACCAGGGTCTGGTTATGAAGGTCCCACACAGCGATGTTTCCATCGGAGCAGCAGGAAAAGCAGACCTTGGCGTCAGGGCTGATAGCCAGTGCGTAGCAAGCTGGGGCAGAGGAAGTGAGCTCAGCCTTTATGCGGGGCGTCTGTGAGGCCAGGTCCCAGATGGTCAGTGTGCTGGCCTCGCCACCCACTATTAGGGTGCGGCCATCAGGCAACAGCTTGCAGGAGCGGATGTAATTGTCTCTGTTCTGGAGCATAAACAAAGACAGGGTATCGCCCCAATCTTAATGACTGGATATAatctgtgtgttgtgttttttttcctacatGTGAAATATCTGCATAATTAGTGATTTGAAGAAGAAACTATTACATttctgctgaaaaacaaagacatcagcgaCGCACATCAGTGTATTAATTTAAGGCTTCCTTTTCTTAAACTCAAAAGCAGCTTTTCTTTGACAAGTTTTCACACTGTAGCCGACTCTTGTTTCTGATACAGCGAATATGTGGATGTCAGTGTTAACAAGAGATGCAGAAAGAACGTGTGGGGCTGCAGCTGTTGGCCAAGCTCCGAGAAAGCAAGAAGACAGATCAATAGGACCGTGGGAGCTCTTGGTGGAATTAAAACAGCACCCTGATGACTTTATAAGACCCGATTGCACTCTGGACGAACCTTAAGGGTGTTGGAGGCCAGACGAGTGTAACTGCATGAAGCCACAGTATCAAAATGAGAAACGGGAGGCAGTTGGGAGGAAGTAATGAGCTGGGTAATGGCAGACAGGGTTGGCCAATCAGAACATCATTACTCAgcaggctttttttccccctccccccCTCCCCTTACCAAGGATTATTTCAGCACAGCAGTGAGACACTATGCTGAATTATTCACATCTGTGTCTGCTGGGATCAggaggaaagctactgggggatgTGGGGTCAGGCTACATTTGATGCTCAAGAAAACTCTTAATGAAGTGACCAATCACACAGACTTCATGAAACATGAATGCATTATGTCTCTGCTCTGGTTGGAAGCCTTACAACAGCTAGTCTAATGGCACGCATCTAAATCACATTTCACACTTTCTCCTCCTGAGACTTCTAACGAAATAACAAAGTTACCAGGCAGTCGAGTTGGGACACTGGGCTCTTGCTGCCTGGCTGGCTGATGTCCCAGATCTTGACACAACCCTTGCCGCCGGTGTAGACGTGACGTGTGGGATTGCTGATGGTGACGGCGCACACCACTTCCCCGTGGCTGAGTGTGTTGATCTGGCGAGCGTGCCGTGGGATGCCTGGCCCTATCAGTGCATCTGGAGGGAAGGGCACGGGCTGCATCTGACCATCTGCACTTACGTGAAAAGAATAGGCTCTGCagaacagagagggaggggaaagcTCATCAGAAGTTCAAGCAATCCATTAAATGCAAATCTAgtttaaacacaaaacctttggGTTGTaagtaagacaaaaaaaattaaatactcACGGTTTTCCTCCAGAAATGGAAGTGAGGCTGGCTGGCAGCCCAGGGGCTCTCATGTGAGGATGTGGGTCGAAGCCCGCCTGCATGAGCAAAACGACGGAACAGTTAGCAAACAACCTGCAAAGATAAATCAGGCTAAGCTAACATTCGGATTGCAGCCTTGCTTTAGGTGCTTACGCCTCGGGGAACCCTTGTACCATTGTTTCCAGGCAAATCCCTTGAAAGGCACAGACTGAGCTTCACTGCATACAGAGGAGCTTTGCACAAGGCTATAACATCCcacatgctaatgctaatgaaGGCCTGAGAGATTTTCAAACATGGAGATGCATTTGAGGccaagatttatttatttttctctagTCTTTAGAATGCTAACTAGCCAACATCAAAGTAAAGGAGCTGGGCCGTCTTTCTACTTTCTCATTATGTACacacaacaagctgcagccagcCAAGCAGAAATATTCACGATGAGTTATGGAAATGCAGAAGGAACGCTTAAGTTTCTCAAAGTCATTTTGCAAACACAACCTACTGTAGCGGCGGATAATAAATACAGCTGTTCGTGAGGGCTGCCGTTATCTAACGGGCAAATCATTATTTATTCAGATGTGTGTGATAAATCCTCATTTTCACTAATAAATGCTTTATAGAAGCTGGAATAGTTACAATTGGCGAGCGTCCGTAGGCGGCGGCGGCTGCAGCGCTCATCTGTGGGGAAATGAGACCCGGATACACGCCAGGACTCGTCAGGGATCCGTTCATCTCGTGATGACCCATCATGGCAAAGGGAGTGGCATAAGAACCGGCGATGGACAGGGGGGTACGCAGGGCTGGTGCGGCtgacagagagaaaataaaattaaaaaaaccagATTTATAAAAACCTCATAGAAGAAAGAATCATTCATTCTGTTAGGCGTCAAACAATGATTTGTTACAGTGAGCGCAGGGCTGCACTGAAAATTGCGTTacatggttagggttaggaattGGGAGCAGCTTTGGGTGAGGTGTTTttgtcaaattttaaaatgaactttaaatgtgaaggagatttttttccccctggtcCAATAAGACCCCAGTCAAATTCAGTTGAAATTCAGATTCTTAGTTGTTATGGTGGTTGGTGCTGGGAACTACACATTTTTCCTAACAACCAGTCGGTGCTGGCTTGTCTGTGGGCCTGTATGACTGGATGTGACATTTGGATGTGACACAACGTTAATGTAGAACAGGAGAAACAAATGAAGAGGAACTTTAATCTAAAACTGATAATAACTTTTGTTACGGTTCTACAA from the Oreochromis niloticus isolate F11D_XX linkage group LG1, O_niloticus_UMD_NMBU, whole genome shotgun sequence genome contains:
- the LOC100690688 gene encoding LOW QUALITY PROTEIN: transducin-like enhancer protein 3-B (The sequence of the model RefSeq protein was modified relative to this genomic sequence to represent the inferred CDS: deleted 2 bases in 1 codon), producing MYPQGRHPAPHQPGQPGFKFTVAESCDRIKDEFQFLQAQYHSLKVEYDKLANEKTEMQRHYVMYYEMSYGLNIEMHKQTEIAKRLNAILAQIMPFLSQEHQQQVAQAVERAKQVTMTELNAIIGHQHPPRGVYPAFTQQQLQAQHLSHAAHGPPVQLPPHPSGLQPPGIPPTGAGSGLLALGALGSQAHLPVKDEKNHHDLEHRGPSSFHSPLAIPLKERESSTNNSVSPSDSLRAASEKHRSSSDYGLESKKRKVDDKDSMSRYDSDGDKSDDLVVDVSNEDPATPRVSPAHSPPENGLDKSRVLKKDAAPNSPASVASSGSTPSSKAKDHAHNDKSSTPSLKSNTPTPRNEAPTPGTSTTPGLRPLTMGKPPGMEALAAPALRTPLSIAGSYATPFAMMGHHEMNGSLTSPGVYPGLISPQMSAAAAAAYGRSPIAGFDPHPHMRAPGLPASLTSISGGKPAYSFHVSADGQMQPVPFPPDALIGPGIPRHARQINTLSHGEVVCAVTISNPTRHVYTGGKGCVKIWDISQPGSKSPVSQLDCLNRDNYIRSCKLLPDGRTLIVGGEASTLTIWDLASQTPRIKAELTSSAPACYALAISPDAKVCFSCCSDGNIAVWDLHNQTLVRQFQGHTDGASCIDISHDGTKLWTGGLDNTVRSWDLREGRQLQQHDFTSQIFSLGYCPTGEWLAVGMESSNVEVLHHTKPDKYQLHLHESCVLSLKFAYCGKWFVSTGKDNLLNAWRTPYGASIFQSKESSSVLSCDISADDKYIVTGSGDKKATVYEVIY